From the Rhodoferax mekongensis genome, one window contains:
- a CDS encoding bifunctional diguanylate cyclase/phosphodiesterase produces MLVLAVCYFLAGRVGLELATFGTLVTLVWMPTGIAVAALFRWGWQYWPAIWLGALAVNFSVSASLGLSLGVSIGNTLAPLIAAKALQRWRFNPDIGSARDVLVFVGVASLLSMTVSASGGAMTLLVGQSIAATQVGYAWFTWWLGDAVGVVLAGMALVTYRHEHYKRLIRGSKRKVLLVSVLWVAFIGIAWMTVPNHPVGQILSLTFPVGVLVWIAFQLGPSPAASAVLGLSILGSWALVNGWGPFADPQLYLAITKFWAYMNTVAILVLLVSALNAERGHVYQSLARSEARFRSLTQLSADWYWEQDAEFKFVRIIDESRNSYPLAKDELIGHTRWDIPAVNLDEASWSAHKATLAAHLPFYDFEIARKDRSNEVRWSSISGIPIRDPDGTFTGYYGIGKDITQKKRAQDAVSRLAHFDKLTGLPNRLLFMDRLQIEVQRGKRTGHQVGVLLLDIDHFKEVNDTLGHDEGDLLLQQAALRVSGCLRETDVAARLGGDEFAVIVTAIEDVPDVERIAEKILDTFTAPFQLNAGKGYVSASIGIALYPSDETQIDDLLKAADQAMYAAKSAGRNRFNFFTRELQLQAQNRQWLTSALYEALRTEQFSVVYQPIVELATSTCHKAEALVRWHHPSRGNISPAEFIGVAESCGLIVPLGQWVFSQAALEVQRIRGALDRRFQISVNKSPVQFNDVDKTHIPWSQHLEHLGLPCDSIIAEITEGLLLEDKPIVATRLKEFQQTGVQVALDDFGTGFSSLAYLQKYDIDYLKIDQVFIRNLSPGSKELALCEAIVVMAHKLNLKVIAEGVETQEQRDLLFSAGCDFAQGYFFARPMSGEALHSYLATQPAMQPPPVLI; encoded by the coding sequence ATGCTGGTACTCGCGGTTTGCTATTTCCTGGCGGGCCGAGTGGGTCTGGAGCTCGCGACATTCGGTACTCTCGTCACGCTGGTGTGGATGCCTACGGGCATCGCCGTCGCTGCACTTTTCCGATGGGGATGGCAGTACTGGCCTGCCATCTGGCTGGGCGCTCTGGCCGTCAATTTTTCGGTGAGTGCGAGTCTGGGCCTCAGCTTGGGTGTATCCATCGGCAACACCCTGGCCCCGTTGATCGCGGCAAAGGCACTTCAACGATGGCGATTCAATCCTGACATCGGTAGCGCGCGTGACGTACTGGTTTTTGTGGGTGTCGCATCCCTTTTGAGCATGACAGTAAGCGCGTCTGGCGGAGCAATGACCTTGCTTGTCGGTCAGAGCATTGCAGCCACCCAAGTCGGATATGCCTGGTTCACTTGGTGGCTGGGCGATGCTGTGGGAGTCGTATTGGCGGGTATGGCACTCGTGACATACCGCCACGAGCACTACAAACGACTCATCAGGGGCTCAAAACGCAAGGTCTTGTTGGTGTCTGTTCTGTGGGTTGCGTTCATCGGCATCGCCTGGATGACTGTGCCTAACCACCCCGTTGGCCAGATTTTGTCGCTGACCTTTCCAGTGGGGGTGTTGGTATGGATCGCATTTCAGCTCGGACCGTCGCCAGCGGCCTCTGCTGTGCTGGGGCTTTCCATACTCGGCTCATGGGCTTTGGTGAATGGGTGGGGGCCTTTCGCCGATCCCCAGCTGTATCTGGCTATTACCAAGTTCTGGGCATACATGAACACCGTGGCCATTCTGGTGTTGCTGGTATCCGCCTTGAATGCCGAGCGGGGACATGTGTACCAAAGCCTTGCGCGCAGCGAGGCGCGGTTCCGGAGCCTGACCCAACTGTCCGCAGATTGGTATTGGGAACAGGATGCCGAGTTCAAGTTCGTGCGGATCATTGATGAATCCCGGAATTCCTATCCCTTGGCCAAAGACGAACTCATAGGGCACACGCGATGGGACATACCCGCTGTGAACCTGGATGAAGCCTCTTGGAGCGCGCACAAGGCCACTCTTGCCGCCCATTTGCCTTTTTATGATTTTGAGATTGCTCGAAAAGACAGGTCGAATGAAGTGCGTTGGTCCAGCATCAGTGGAATCCCGATCCGCGATCCTGATGGCACGTTCACGGGCTACTATGGCATCGGCAAAGACATTACCCAGAAAAAACGCGCGCAGGATGCCGTGAGCCGGCTGGCCCACTTCGACAAATTGACAGGCCTGCCCAACCGGCTCCTTTTCATGGATCGCTTGCAGATTGAAGTGCAGCGCGGCAAACGAACGGGGCATCAGGTGGGTGTTCTGCTTCTGGACATCGATCACTTCAAGGAGGTGAATGACACGTTGGGTCATGACGAAGGTGACTTGCTCCTGCAGCAGGCTGCTTTGCGGGTCAGTGGCTGCCTGCGGGAGACTGATGTTGCAGCGAGGCTGGGCGGCGATGAGTTCGCAGTGATTGTGACCGCGATTGAGGATGTACCTGACGTTGAGCGGATCGCAGAGAAGATTTTGGATACATTCACGGCCCCCTTTCAACTCAACGCTGGCAAAGGCTATGTCTCCGCCAGTATTGGCATCGCCCTGTACCCCAGTGATGAAACGCAGATTGATGATTTGCTCAAGGCGGCGGATCAAGCGATGTACGCAGCCAAATCGGCGGGACGAAACCGCTTTAACTTTTTTACCCGTGAGCTTCAACTCCAAGCGCAAAACCGGCAATGGCTGACCAGTGCGTTGTATGAGGCTTTGCGGACCGAGCAGTTTTCAGTCGTCTACCAACCCATTGTGGAGCTGGCTACCAGCACGTGCCACAAAGCAGAAGCCTTGGTACGCTGGCACCACCCGAGCCGGGGCAACATCAGCCCTGCGGAGTTCATTGGCGTTGCGGAATCCTGTGGCCTCATCGTGCCGCTGGGGCAATGGGTCTTTAGCCAAGCGGCGCTGGAGGTTCAACGTATCCGTGGGGCGTTGGATAGGCGTTTCCAAATCAGCGTCAACAAATCGCCCGTTCAGTTCAATGATGTGGACAAGACCCACATCCCTTGGTCACAACACCTGGAGCATCTCGGCTTACCCTGTGACAGCATCATTGCCGAGATTACTGAAGGGCTGCTGCTCGAGGACAAGCCAATCGTGGCTACACGGCTCAAAGAGTTTCAGCAAACAGGTGTTCAAGTTGCTCTGGACGACTTTGGAACCGGCTTTTCGTCGCTGGCTTATCTTCAAAAATACGATATCGATTACCTCAAGATCGACCAAGTATTCATTCGCAACCTCTCTCCGGGATCCAAGGAACTGGCACTCTGCGAGGCCATTGTGGTGATGGCCCACAAACTCAACCTCAAGGTGATCGCTGAAGGTGTGGAGACCCAAGAACAACGGGACCTTTTGTTTTCGGCCGGGTGCGACTTCGCCCAAGGCTACTTTTTTGCCAGGCCCATGTCCGGCGAAGCGCTGCACAGCTATTTGGCGACACAACCCGCAATGCAACCGCCTCCGGTGCTCATCTAA
- a CDS encoding methyl-accepting chemotaxis protein — translation MRVSTRLFVLVASLAALLLVIGGFGVYGARQSNDALRMVYQERTVPAVALGQIDALTFSSRMHVAQALANPLPDVIAFSVKEIAANQKQIAGTWAQYREHPLDGEAEALAADWEKAFKAYDDQGLKPALTALLENDITTAQAAMVEKMTPLSAPVNRSIQALQQIQIEGARTEFEAAGTRYRALWWGSVGLIGFGLLCAITFGWSTVRSITAQLGCEPAQANEVAQRLSAGDFSADLRTAAAPHSLMAQLGEMQHSLSEVVARVRQSSEAVSGASVEIASGNHDLSSRTEQQAGAIQQTAASMEALGDTVRVNAQRAARADELARTASNAATQGGEVVANVVSTMQEINDSSRRIVDIISVIDGIAFQTNILALNAAVEAARAGEQGRGFAVVASEVRSLAGRSAAAAKEVKSLIDASLERVERGNALVAKAGQSMSQVVGSIRHVTDIMGEISAASTEQSTGVQQVGQAIALIDQTTQQNAAMVEEIAAAASGLRHEAQQLVESVAFFKLSKQHPTLQAPTVLALR, via the coding sequence ATGCGCGTATCCACCCGGCTGTTTGTGTTGGTTGCCAGTCTGGCGGCCTTGTTACTGGTGATAGGCGGCTTTGGTGTTTATGGGGCGCGGCAGTCCAACGACGCGTTGCGCATGGTGTACCAGGAGCGCACGGTGCCCGCAGTGGCACTGGGGCAGATTGATGCGCTGACCTTCAGCAGCCGCATGCATGTGGCACAGGCCTTGGCCAACCCCTTGCCCGATGTGATTGCGTTCAGCGTCAAAGAAATTGCCGCCAACCAAAAACAAATTGCCGGTACCTGGGCCCAGTACCGCGAGCACCCGCTCGATGGAGAGGCTGAGGCTTTGGCCGCTGATTGGGAAAAAGCATTCAAAGCGTATGACGATCAAGGCCTCAAGCCCGCCCTGACCGCCTTGCTGGAGAACGACATCACCACCGCGCAGGCCGCCATGGTGGAGAAAATGACGCCCTTGTCTGCGCCCGTGAACCGCAGTATTCAGGCGCTGCAACAAATCCAGATTGAAGGCGCCAGGACGGAGTTTGAAGCCGCTGGCACCCGCTATCGTGCGCTGTGGTGGGGCAGTGTGGGTCTGATCGGTTTCGGGCTGCTCTGCGCCATCACGTTCGGATGGAGCACCGTGCGCAGCATCACCGCACAACTGGGCTGCGAGCCGGCGCAAGCCAACGAGGTTGCGCAGCGCTTGAGCGCAGGCGATTTCAGCGCGGATTTGCGCACCGCGGCGGCCCCCCACAGCCTGATGGCACAACTCGGAGAGATGCAACACAGCCTGAGCGAGGTGGTGGCGCGTGTGCGCCAGTCGTCCGAAGCGGTGTCGGGTGCGAGTGTCGAAATCGCCTCCGGCAACCACGACCTCTCCAGTCGCACCGAGCAGCAAGCGGGGGCCATTCAGCAAACGGCCGCTTCCATGGAGGCGCTGGGCGATACCGTACGGGTGAATGCCCAACGCGCTGCGCGTGCAGATGAGTTGGCGCGCACTGCGTCCAACGCAGCCACCCAAGGCGGCGAAGTGGTCGCCAATGTGGTGAGCACCATGCAGGAAATCAACGACAGCTCGCGCCGCATTGTGGACATCATCAGTGTGATCGACGGGATTGCGTTCCAGACCAACATCCTGGCGCTGAACGCCGCGGTGGAGGCAGCGCGTGCCGGTGAACAAGGGCGGGGCTTTGCAGTCGTGGCCTCTGAGGTCCGTTCGTTGGCCGGTCGCTCTGCGGCTGCGGCCAAAGAAGTCAAAAGCCTGATCGACGCGAGCCTGGAGCGGGTGGAGCGTGGCAACGCGCTCGTGGCCAAGGCAGGGCAATCGATGTCGCAGGTGGTGGGCTCTATCCGCCATGTGACCGACATCATGGGCGAGATCAGCGCAGCCAGTACGGAGCAAAGCACCGGCGTGCAACAGGTGGGGCAAGCGATTGCGCTTATCGACCAGACTACGCAGCAAAACGCCGCCATGGTGGAAGAAATAGCCGCTGCGGCCAGCGGCCTGCGGCATGAGGCGCAGCAGTTGGTGGAGTCGGTGGCCTTCTTCAAACTGAGCAAGCAGCACCCCACACTGCAGGCACCTACAGTGCTCGCACTGCGCTGA
- the chrA gene encoding chromate efflux transporter, giving the protein MPSTPTPHSPDAPQAVSFWQALLFWWKLGWVSFGGPAGQIAMMHQELVERRRWISEKRFLHALNYCMVLPGPEAQQLATYIGWLMHRTWGGVVAGGLFVLPSLFMLVGLSWVYIAYGDVAWVAGIFYGIKPAVTAIVVQAAHRIGSRALKNGALWAIAAASFVAIFALQLPFPLIVLSAAAIGWAGGRWAPQLFQLGGGHGAGKASQGPALIDDDTPTPAHALFRWSRLGVVVASGAALWALPMGWLSLQFGWDHTLTQMGWFFTKAALLTFGGAYAVLPYVFQGAVGHYGWLTPTQMMDGLALGETTPGPLIMVVAFVGFVGGYVKAVFGPDQLFLAGAVAATLVTWFTFLPSFVFILAGGPLVETTHNKLKFTAPLTAITAAVVGVILNLALFFGYHLLWPQGFAGRFDAVSAAIAIAAGVALFKYKRSVMQVIAACALLGLALSAVRAL; this is encoded by the coding sequence ATGCCAAGCACCCCAACTCCCCACAGCCCCGACGCCCCGCAAGCGGTTTCTTTCTGGCAGGCATTGCTGTTCTGGTGGAAGCTGGGTTGGGTGAGCTTTGGCGGGCCCGCTGGCCAGATTGCCATGATGCACCAGGAGCTGGTGGAGCGCAGGCGGTGGATTTCCGAGAAGCGCTTTTTGCACGCCCTGAACTACTGCATGGTGCTGCCCGGCCCGGAGGCGCAGCAGCTGGCCACCTACATAGGCTGGCTTATGCACCGCACTTGGGGCGGCGTGGTGGCAGGTGGCTTGTTTGTGCTGCCCTCGCTGTTCATGCTGGTGGGCCTGTCATGGGTGTACATCGCGTATGGCGATGTGGCCTGGGTGGCGGGCATCTTCTACGGCATCAAGCCGGCGGTGACGGCCATCGTGGTGCAGGCCGCTCACCGCATCGGCTCGCGCGCCCTCAAGAATGGCGCGCTCTGGGCGATTGCAGCGGCATCGTTTGTGGCCATCTTTGCCTTGCAGCTGCCCTTCCCGCTCATCGTGCTGTCTGCGGCTGCCATCGGCTGGGCGGGCGGGCGCTGGGCGCCGCAACTGTTTCAGCTGGGCGGCGGGCACGGCGCTGGCAAGGCCAGCCAGGGCCCGGCGCTCATTGATGACGACACCCCCACACCGGCGCACGCGCTCTTTCGTTGGAGCCGGCTCGGCGTGGTGGTAGCAAGTGGTGCCGCGCTGTGGGCACTGCCCATGGGCTGGCTGAGCCTGCAGTTCGGCTGGGACCACACACTGACCCAGATGGGCTGGTTCTTTACCAAGGCCGCGCTGCTCACCTTCGGCGGGGCCTATGCGGTGCTGCCCTATGTGTTTCAGGGCGCGGTGGGCCACTACGGCTGGCTCACCCCCACCCAGATGATGGACGGATTGGCCTTGGGCGAAACCACGCCGGGCCCGCTGATCATGGTGGTGGCCTTTGTGGGTTTTGTGGGGGGCTATGTGAAAGCGGTGTTCGGGCCGGACCAGCTGTTTCTGGCCGGCGCCGTGGCGGCCACGCTGGTGACCTGGTTCACCTTTTTGCCCTCGTTTGTGTTCATTCTGGCTGGCGGCCCGCTGGTGGAGACCACCCACAACAAGCTCAAATTCACCGCGCCGCTCACTGCCATTACCGCTGCCGTAGTGGGTGTGATCCTGAATCTGGCGCTGTTCTTCGGCTACCACCTGCTGTGGCCGCAGGGCTTTGCCGGCCGGTTTGACGCGGTGTCTGCCGCGATTGCCATTGCGGCGGGCGTGGCGCTTTTCAAGTACAAGCGCAGCGTGATGCAGGTGATTGCTGCGTGCGCCCTTTTGGGGCTGGCGCTCAGCGCAGTGCGAGCACTGTAG
- a CDS encoding glutathione S-transferase N-terminal domain-containing protein, which translates to MTDLSTFPITAKWPAQHPDRLQLYSLPTPNGVKVSIALEELGLPYEAHKVSFQTNDQTTPEFLSLNPNNKIPAILDPQGPGGQPLALFESGAILIYLADKTGKLLPADPAQRYQAIQWLMWQMGGLGPMFGQLGFFHKFAGKDYEDKRPRDRYVAESKRLLGVLNQHLKGRTWLMGDDYTVADIAIFPWVRNLVGFYEAGDLVGFADFPEVARVLAAFVARPAVVRGLAVPA; encoded by the coding sequence ATGACGGATTTATCTACCTTCCCCATCACCGCCAAATGGCCCGCCCAACACCCCGACCGCCTGCAGCTGTACTCGCTGCCCACGCCCAACGGCGTGAAGGTGAGCATTGCGCTCGAAGAGCTGGGCCTGCCCTACGAGGCACACAAGGTCAGCTTTCAGACCAACGACCAGACCACGCCGGAGTTCTTGTCCCTCAACCCCAACAACAAAATCCCCGCCATCCTGGACCCGCAAGGCCCCGGTGGCCAGCCGCTGGCGCTGTTTGAGTCCGGCGCCATCCTGATCTATCTGGCCGACAAAACCGGCAAGCTGCTACCTGCCGACCCTGCGCAGCGCTACCAGGCCATTCAGTGGCTCATGTGGCAGATGGGCGGCCTGGGGCCCATGTTCGGGCAGCTGGGTTTCTTCCACAAATTCGCCGGCAAAGACTATGAAGACAAGCGCCCGCGCGACCGCTATGTTGCCGAGAGCAAGCGCCTGCTGGGCGTGCTGAACCAGCACCTCAAGGGCCGCACCTGGTTGATGGGGGACGACTACACCGTGGCCGACATTGCGATCTTCCCGTGGGTGCGCAACCTGGTGGGGTTCTACGAAGCGGGCGATCTGGTGGGCTTTGCCGATTTCCCTGAAGTGGCCCGCGTACTGGCTGCGTTTGTGGCACGCCCTGCCGTGGTGCGGGGCTTGGCGGTTCCGGCATGA
- a CDS encoding response regulator, translated as MSAQAPHILVVDDNPINRMMAARLLKEAGYTGMLVDDGLKALAALQAHQFDGVLLDESMPNLDGTGVLKEVAKWRATGKLVPPIMMVTGNDLPSDVARFRELGAKGLIPKPLTRENLQRGLSLIRQIP; from the coding sequence ATGAGTGCGCAGGCGCCGCACATCCTGGTGGTGGATGACAACCCCATTAACCGCATGATGGCCGCCCGCCTGCTCAAGGAGGCCGGTTACACCGGCATGCTGGTGGACGACGGCCTCAAGGCGCTGGCCGCCCTGCAGGCCCACCAGTTTGACGGGGTGCTGCTGGACGAGAGCATGCCCAACCTGGACGGTACCGGTGTGCTCAAGGAAGTGGCCAAGTGGCGAGCCACCGGCAAACTGGTACCCCCCATCATGATGGTCACTGGCAACGATTTACCGTCAGATGTGGCCCGTTTCCGCGAACTTGGCGCCAAAGGGCTGATTCCCAAGCCACTTACCCGGGAAAATTTGCAACGCGGGCTCTCTTTGATAAGGCAAATACCATAG
- a CDS encoding methyl-accepting chemotaxis protein, whose translation MNKTSVSLVSAAPASKPAPIGLFGAHGIWALGVHIMRSINFAAKALIVSLLFALPIAWLSWSYFSAQKAAIDFSMKERDGVRYLQAASPVLQKALQLRATPAEASAPLADAMDKAYANLEKVQSELGDSLGTASAFDALKQARTAAKSQGGEALERFIKNTAHIQALIAVMTTATDGSNLTLDPDIDSYYVMDAAAFRLPDLMERIGLIRAAGAAALRDGKLSPEFHSAIDKAMAISEFHQTNMLAGLGKSILQTPELSSRIQIGEARDSAQKFLDTVSNGLLMAAERDPAGLAVFVAQGDAAFAAQSALLDRLLPILDELIQKRVDAAQRQVNITIVILIVTLLLAGYAFYTFYLVTRGGLRLISQHLQEMAEGDLRRAPSQPWGKDEPAAVIVDLRKAYDSLHLLIRKVRHSARDLTGTSGEIARASLDLSQRTESAAAALEQQAATMEEIGSSVQAMADNSKDAAVLARENASVAQKGGEVIRDVVSVMSAINSSSQKIGDIISVIDGIAFQTNILALNAAVEAARAGEQGRGFAVVASEVRVLAQRSAAAAKEIKDLINTSVQNVEQGTKVVSGAGLTMDEILGNANRINDLLNEIAVGSREQANGVSQSVSAIQLLEQSTQQNAALVEETSAAAGALSDQSDGLMREIANFRVA comes from the coding sequence ATGAATAAGACCTCCGTCAGCCTCGTATCGGCTGCGCCTGCCAGCAAACCTGCCCCCATCGGCCTTTTTGGCGCCCATGGCATCTGGGCCTTGGGTGTTCACATCATGCGAAGCATCAACTTCGCAGCCAAGGCACTGATCGTTTCTCTTTTGTTCGCGCTCCCCATTGCCTGGCTGTCGTGGAGCTATTTTTCGGCCCAAAAGGCGGCTATCGACTTTTCCATGAAAGAGCGGGACGGCGTGCGCTATTTGCAGGCCGCCAGCCCGGTGCTGCAAAAGGCGCTGCAATTGCGGGCCACGCCGGCCGAAGCCAGTGCCCCGTTGGCGGATGCCATGGACAAGGCCTACGCCAACCTGGAAAAAGTGCAATCCGAGCTGGGTGACAGCCTGGGCACTGCCAGTGCATTCGATGCACTCAAGCAAGCGCGCACTGCCGCCAAGAGCCAGGGTGGCGAAGCCTTGGAGCGCTTCATCAAAAACACGGCCCACATCCAGGCCCTGATCGCGGTCATGACCACCGCCACCGATGGCTCCAACCTGACCTTGGACCCGGACATCGACAGCTACTACGTGATGGACGCGGCAGCCTTCCGCCTGCCGGACCTGATGGAGCGCATCGGCCTGATCCGTGCAGCCGGTGCGGCTGCCTTGCGGGATGGCAAGCTCAGTCCCGAGTTCCATAGTGCGATCGACAAGGCGATGGCTATCTCGGAGTTCCACCAGACCAATATGCTGGCCGGGCTGGGTAAGTCGATTTTGCAGACCCCCGAGTTGAGCTCGCGCATCCAGATCGGCGAAGCGCGTGACAGCGCCCAGAAGTTTTTGGACACAGTGAGCAACGGCCTGCTGATGGCCGCGGAGCGCGATCCTGCAGGCTTGGCGGTGTTTGTCGCCCAAGGGGATGCGGCCTTTGCCGCCCAGTCTGCATTGCTGGACCGCTTGCTGCCCATTCTGGACGAGTTGATTCAGAAGCGTGTGGACGCAGCCCAGCGTCAGGTCAACATCACCATCGTCATCCTGATCGTGACCTTGTTGCTTGCGGGTTATGCCTTCTACACCTTCTACCTCGTCACCCGCGGCGGTTTGCGCCTGATCAGCCAGCACCTGCAGGAAATGGCCGAAGGCGATTTGCGCCGCGCACCCAGCCAGCCTTGGGGTAAAGATGAGCCGGCTGCGGTCATTGTGGATTTGCGCAAGGCCTACGACTCGCTGCACCTGCTGATTCGCAAGGTGCGCCACTCTGCGCGCGACCTGACTGGCACCAGCGGCGAAATCGCGCGCGCCAGTCTTGATTTGTCACAGCGCACCGAGTCCGCTGCAGCCGCGCTGGAGCAGCAGGCGGCCACGATGGAGGAGATTGGCTCCTCGGTGCAAGCTATGGCAGACAACTCCAAAGATGCCGCCGTGCTGGCCCGCGAAAACGCCAGCGTCGCGCAGAAGGGTGGCGAGGTGATCCGCGATGTCGTGTCGGTCATGAGCGCCATCAACAGCTCCTCGCAAAAGATCGGCGACATCATTTCGGTGATCGACGGCATTGCCTTCCAGACCAACATCCTGGCGCTCAATGCGGCGGTGGAAGCCGCCCGTGCCGGCGAGCAGGGCCGTGGCTTTGCCGTGGTGGCCAGCGAAGTACGGGTGCTGGCCCAGCGCTCTGCGGCGGCGGCCAAGGAAATCAAGGATTTGATCAACACCAGCGTGCAAAACGTGGAGCAGGGCACCAAAGTGGTCAGCGGTGCCGGCCTGACCATGGACGAAATTCTGGGTAACGCCAATCGCATTAACGACCTGCTCAATGAAATCGCTGTGGGTTCCCGCGAGCAGGCTAACGGCGTGAGCCAATCGGTATCCGCCATCCAGTTGCTGGAGCAGAGCACGCAACAAAACGCCGCTCTGGTGGAAGAAACCAGTGCGGCTGCCGGCGCTCTCAGCGACCAGTCGGACGGCCTGATGCGCGAAATTGCCAACTTCCGGGTCGCTTAG
- a CDS encoding ATP-binding protein — protein sequence MENDSFLIRRMRALSFKGKARVVLAFFCVPLLLFTVISTARYLEESNTLAAEVQGTQSLRPLLLDQLKAADLAGGAEPMTRDEWQRRSMELARMEKAAYRIGDESGLILDTELHTLYLSLITVQVMPRLINASAELKAIQRGVANPQGPAFWVSVVLGQIDSLERYTRTANDTLGFVTLDTAAIQPVRQALLALKNPANQAIGPGQDALVGLQGFLEARVLLVTNTLEIALAKRQRDLLSRNLWLAFLVGFSLLACVVCFYVFYEGTVRDIEQQRKIDSELRHAKVNAERLSQVKSEFLSNMSHEIRTPMNGVLGMLELARGSSDAQEQQHYLATAQNSASALLKILNEILDYSKLEAHHMQLESSAWDLRALLEELKVVYTNRCVQKQLEFALHLDAQVPPCVVGDALRTRQILTNLLENAVKFTEVGHVHLSVRVGKYSKAKDTLVFEVKDTGIGVPLNQQASIFKAFEQADASTTRRFGGTGLGLSICAELARLMQGALTVRSAPGQGSTFCLEVPLQPALKPGGANANLPEALADPAPQKPADEVPVFNRPLLVLLVEDHKVNQILAKTLLGRWGHAVTIAENGQEAVDIFPTKPWDLVLMDLQMPVMGGKEATLLIRQIEPAGRRTPIIALSASALHEDLLDCQSAGMDDHLAKPYSAASLANMLRKHTV from the coding sequence ATGGAAAATGACAGCTTCCTCATCCGCCGAATGCGGGCGCTGTCTTTCAAAGGGAAGGCGAGGGTCGTCCTCGCGTTCTTCTGTGTGCCGCTCCTCCTCTTCACGGTGATCAGCACCGCGAGGTACCTGGAGGAGAGCAACACCCTTGCCGCGGAAGTTCAGGGAACACAAAGCCTCCGGCCACTGCTTCTGGACCAACTGAAGGCCGCTGACTTGGCTGGTGGCGCAGAGCCGATGACCAGAGACGAGTGGCAGCGCCGCTCGATGGAATTGGCCCGCATGGAGAAGGCGGCCTACCGTATCGGTGATGAATCCGGCCTGATTCTCGACACCGAACTGCACACCCTGTACCTGAGCCTGATCACGGTCCAGGTCATGCCCCGCCTGATCAACGCCAGTGCAGAGCTCAAAGCCATACAGCGCGGGGTAGCCAACCCGCAGGGCCCCGCGTTTTGGGTGTCGGTGGTGTTGGGGCAAATCGATTCGCTGGAGCGCTACACCCGTACGGCGAACGACACCCTGGGTTTCGTCACACTGGACACCGCTGCGATTCAACCGGTCCGTCAGGCTTTGTTGGCGCTCAAGAATCCGGCTAATCAGGCCATTGGCCCGGGTCAGGATGCGTTGGTTGGCTTGCAGGGTTTTCTGGAGGCGAGGGTCCTGTTGGTTACCAACACCCTCGAGATTGCCTTGGCCAAGCGCCAGCGGGATTTGCTGTCCAGAAACCTGTGGCTGGCGTTTTTGGTTGGTTTCTCACTGCTGGCCTGTGTGGTCTGTTTCTATGTGTTTTACGAGGGCACGGTCCGCGACATTGAGCAACAGCGCAAGATCGACTCTGAGCTGCGGCACGCCAAGGTGAACGCAGAGCGTCTCAGTCAGGTGAAAAGTGAGTTTCTGTCCAACATGAGCCACGAGATACGCACGCCGATGAATGGCGTGCTGGGCATGCTGGAGTTGGCTAGGGGTTCCTCAGATGCCCAGGAGCAGCAGCATTACCTGGCTACGGCGCAAAACTCCGCGAGTGCCTTGCTCAAAATCCTGAATGAGATTCTGGATTACTCCAAGCTGGAGGCTCACCACATGCAACTCGAGAGCAGTGCATGGGATCTGCGCGCGTTGCTTGAAGAGCTCAAGGTCGTCTATACCAACCGCTGCGTGCAGAAGCAGCTTGAATTCGCACTCCATCTCGATGCGCAGGTACCCCCATGTGTCGTGGGTGATGCGCTGCGAACCCGCCAGATTCTTACCAACCTGCTGGAGAACGCGGTCAAGTTCACCGAAGTTGGGCATGTGCACCTGAGTGTGCGGGTGGGCAAGTATTCCAAAGCGAAGGACACGCTGGTTTTTGAGGTCAAAGACACCGGTATCGGGGTGCCGCTGAATCAACAGGCCAGCATATTCAAGGCATTTGAGCAGGCAGATGCGTCCACCACGCGGCGCTTCGGTGGCACGGGATTGGGGTTGAGCATTTGCGCGGAGCTGGCCCGCTTGATGCAGGGCGCTTTGACAGTGCGAAGCGCGCCCGGCCAGGGGAGCACCTTTTGTCTGGAAGTGCCCCTGCAGCCTGCCTTGAAGCCTGGTGGTGCCAATGCCAACTTGCCGGAGGCGCTGGCAGACCCCGCACCGCAAAAGCCGGCAGACGAAGTGCCGGTATTCAACAGGCCCTTGCTGGTGCTGCTGGTGGAGGACCACAAGGTGAACCAGATACTGGCCAAGACACTGCTCGGCCGGTGGGGGCATGCCGTGACCATTGCAGAGAACGGCCAGGAGGCCGTGGACATCTTCCCGACCAAGCCCTGGGATCTGGTTTTGATGGATCTGCAAATGCCGGTCATGGGCGGCAAAGAAGCTACCCTCCTGATTCGCCAGATAGAACCTGCCGGGCGCAGAACCCCCATCATTGCCCTGTCAGCCAGCGCCTTGCATGAGGACCTCCTGGATTGCCAAAGCGCCGGGATGGACGACCATTTGGCGAAGCCGTACTCCGCTGCCAGCTTGGCCAATATGCTTCGCAAGCATACGGTTTGA